CCGAGGAGGGGAAGGTCATCGCCGCCAGGAGGCCCGACATGACCCTCACGCTGGAGCCCGGCGGCCAGTTCGAGCTCGCCGGCAGGCCGTTCGGCTGCGCGCACGCGAGCCGCGAGGAGATCCTCCACCACACGGCGCAGATCAAGGCGGTAGGCCAGGAGCTCGGGATCCGCTGGCTGGGCGTGGGCTACCGGCCCTTCGGGACCCCTGCCGAGATGCCGTGGATGCCGAAGACCCGCTACGACGTCATGCGGGCCTATCTGCCGACCCGGGGGAAGCGGGCGGTGGACATGATGCTGATGACCGCCACGGTCCAGGCGAACTACGACTTCTCCTCCGAGGAGGACATGGTCCGCAAGATGCGGGCCGGCATGAGCGTCTCGCCGCTGGTGAGCGCGATGTACGCCAACTCCTTCCTCGTGAACGGGAAGGACTCGGGCTACGCCACCTTCCGCTACGACGTGTGGAACGAGGTGGATCCGGATCGCTGCGGGCTCCTGCCCTTCGTCTTCGAGGAGGACTTCGGCTACCGGCGCTGGGTCGAGTACGCCCTCGACGTGCCGATGTTCTTCGTGCGCCGCAAGGGCCGGTACCTGCCCGCCTCCCACCTGACCTTCCGCCGCTACATGAAGGAGGGCCTGGAGGAGCACCGCGCCACCATCGGCGACTTCGAGGATCACCTCACCACGCTCTTCCCGGAGCTCCGGCTCAAGAGCGTGATCGAGGTCCGCGGCGCCGACGTGGGGAGC
The Vulgatibacter incomptus DNA segment above includes these coding regions:
- a CDS encoding glutamate--cysteine ligase — translated: MSLDLDKDSSPPITSVDDLVARLRRSERPRADWKVGMEHELIGMVDGGPVPYEGLRSIRGVLERFGRFGYEPYAEEGKVIAARRPDMTLTLEPGGQFELAGRPFGCAHASREEILHHTAQIKAVGQELGIRWLGVGYRPFGTPAEMPWMPKTRYDVMRAYLPTRGKRAVDMMLMTATVQANYDFSSEEDMVRKMRAGMSVSPLVSAMYANSFLVNGKDSGYATFRYDVWNEVDPDRCGLLPFVFEEDFGYRRWVEYALDVPMFFVRRKGRYLPASHLTFRRYMKEGLEEHRATIGDFEDHLTTLFPELRLKSVIEVRGADVGSTELNAALPALWKGIFYDDGALDAADRLLAGMAFSERMQLQRDVARHGLRASCSKGHVLDLARELYAIASEGLKNQACPHLDESDERAELRALEPILESGRAPVDVWRERWHGDLGQDPAKLIAAMAY